From one Lolium rigidum isolate FL_2022 chromosome 4, APGP_CSIRO_Lrig_0.1, whole genome shotgun sequence genomic stretch:
- the LOC124706785 gene encoding ubiquitin-conjugating enzyme E2-17 kDa-like, protein MASKRILKELKDLQKDPPTSCSAGPAGEDMFHWQATIMGPPDSPYAGGVFLVNIHFPPDYPFKPPKVSFKTKVFHPNINSNGSICLDILKEQWSPALTISKVLLSICSLLTDPNPDDPLVPEIAHMYKTDRSKYETTARSWTQKYAMG, encoded by the exons ATGGCGTCAAAGCGCATCCTCAAGGAGCTGAAGGACCTGCAGAAGGATCCTCCCACGTCATGCAGTGCAG GTCCTGCTGGTGAGGACATGTTCCACTGGCAAGCAACGATTATGGGACCCCCTGACAGTCCCTACGCCGGCGGCGTTTTCTTGGTGAACATTCATTTTCCTCCGGATTACCCCTTCAAGCCCCCAAAG GTATCTTTCAAGACAAAGGTCTTCCATCCTAATATCAACAGCAATGGAAGCATATGCCTCGATATTCTTAAGGAGCAGTGGAGCCCTGCTTTGACGATCTCCAAG GTATTGCTCTCTATCTGTTCCCTGCTGACCGATCCCAACCCGGATGACCCTCTTGTCCCCGAGATTGCCCATATGTACAAGACGGACCGGTCAAAGTATGAGACAACAGCCCGCAGCTGGACGCAGAAGTACGCCATGGGTTGA
- the LOC124706787 gene encoding thioredoxin H5-like has protein sequence MGCCGSNPIDDEEHLDYSSGNVTIIPDLKSWEKKLEDASEAGKTLVVKFSAVWCGPCRIAAPVYADLSLKHSDLVFVSVDVDELPELVTQFDIRATPTFIFLRDKKEIDKLVGGNQTDLEQKFDPYCRPGEEVMCKQSSEDRIT, from the exons ATGGGATGCTGTGGcagt AATCCTATAGACGATGAGGAACACCTAGACTACAGCTCAGGAAATGTGACGATTATACCTGACCTAAAGAGTTGGGAAAAGAAATTGGAAGATGCAAGTGAAGCCGGTAAAACA CTTGTTGTAAAATTCAGCGCAGTATGGTGCGGCCCGTGTAGGATTGCTGCTCCTGTATACGCGGATCTTTCCTTGAAGCATTCAGATCTTGTTTTCGTGTCTGTGGATGTAGACGAACTTCCG GAACTGGTCACTCAGTTCGACATACGGGCCACACCAACATTCATCTTCCTGAGAGATAAGAAGGAGATCGATAAGCTGGTGGGGGGCAACCAGACAGATCTGGAGCAGAAGTTCGACCCTTATTGCCGGCCAGGCGAAGAAGTCATGTGTAAACAGTCTTCCGAGGATAGAATCACCTGA